Proteins from one Paenibacillus sp. J23TS9 genomic window:
- a CDS encoding helix-turn-helix transcriptional regulator, with translation MCGLTQQQLAELSNLDDAYIEAIERGERNFP, from the coding sequence ATGTGCGGCCTCACTCAACAACAACTCGCGGAACTGTCTAATTTGGATGACGCTTATATTGAAGCAATAGAGCGGGGAGAACGGAATTTTCCATAG